From a single Alloactinosynnema sp. L-07 genomic region:
- a CDS encoding DUF6191 domain-containing protein — MGTVETILAWSVPGGTLLMVAVGGYELLRQKRRKRPGTPLTATYVNEFTAMFYGSKRTELDHRDSVSLLREEDAEGAPPNHGVDLDRGVVVLRRDDQRGPTVEA; from the coding sequence ATGGGGACGGTGGAGACGATCCTGGCCTGGAGTGTTCCCGGCGGGACGCTGCTGATGGTGGCGGTCGGCGGCTACGAACTGCTGCGGCAGAAGCGCCGCAAGCGCCCGGGGACTCCGCTCACCGCGACCTACGTCAACGAGTTCACCGCCATGTTCTACGGCTCCAAACGGACGGAGCTGGACCACCGGGACTCGGTGTCGCTGCTGCGCGAGGAAGACGCCGAAGGTGCCCCACCGAACCACGGGGTCGATCTTGACCGGGGTGTCGTCGTCCTTCGGCGAGACGATCAGCGCGGCCCTACGGTGGAGGCATGA
- a CDS encoding alpha/beta hydrolase, which produces MAEMPGPSVQARALALFMGTTIRPIAERIRLHGLHLRVIRESFDALGFMPLPRGTKVRPVSEPHGYGDVHGMWICAREADETAGAILYLHGGGFVFGSMRTHKHLAAALSATSGLPVLLLNYRRAPEHQFPAAADDAVAGYHWLLDQGFPASKIVVAGDSAGGHLSVGLLADLTRLRLPMPGAAVLFSPFLDLHCTQLDDRDATRRDPFIPPARAREAAGVYAGTTDLTDPRLTVLKGSKRRWPPMLIQVGDTECLLGDSERLATAMRMAGAHCELQVWPGQVHVFPAFYPIVPEGRLAIRYAGDFLRAALAESLAA; this is translated from the coding sequence ATGGCCGAGATGCCTGGTCCCAGCGTGCAGGCTCGCGCGCTCGCACTGTTCATGGGCACGACGATCCGGCCGATAGCCGAGCGGATCCGACTGCACGGCCTGCACCTGCGCGTGATCAGAGAGTCCTTCGACGCGCTCGGTTTCATGCCGCTGCCACGAGGGACGAAAGTCCGCCCGGTCAGCGAACCCCACGGCTACGGCGACGTCCACGGGATGTGGATCTGCGCCCGTGAGGCCGACGAGACCGCGGGCGCGATCCTCTACCTGCACGGCGGCGGCTTCGTCTTCGGCTCGATGCGCACCCACAAGCACCTGGCGGCCGCACTGTCGGCCACTTCGGGTCTGCCGGTGCTGCTGCTGAACTACCGCCGCGCGCCAGAGCACCAGTTCCCCGCGGCGGCCGACGACGCGGTCGCGGGCTATCACTGGCTGCTTGACCAGGGCTTCCCCGCGTCCAAGATCGTCGTGGCGGGCGACTCGGCTGGTGGACACCTGTCGGTCGGCCTGCTCGCCGACCTGACCCGCCTGCGCCTGCCGATGCCGGGCGCGGCGGTGCTGTTCTCCCCGTTCCTCGACCTGCACTGCACGCAGCTCGACGACCGCGACGCCACCCGCCGCGACCCGTTCATCCCACCGGCGCGCGCCCGCGAGGCGGCAGGGGTCTACGCGGGGACGACCGACCTGACCGACCCCCGGCTGACCGTGCTCAAAGGAAGCAAGCGCCGCTGGCCCCCGATGCTCATCCAGGTCGGCGACACCGAATGCCTCCTCGGCGACTCGGAACGCCTCGCGACCGCGATGCGGATGGCGGGAGCGCACTGCGAGCTGCAGGTGTGGCCGGGGCAGGTGCACGTGTTCCCGGCCTTCTACCCGATCGTCCCGGAGGGCCGCCTGGCCATCCGCTACGCGGGCGACTTCCTGCGTGCGGCGCTGGCGGAGTCGCTCGCCGCCTGA
- a CDS encoding FAD-binding oxidoreductase produces MSLLTRLNTALGADGIAVDPDVTAAYRRDMMPLAPYGSPLAVAFPQDVEQVQEVVRACAEHGVPIVPRGAGSGLSGAANAIDGCVVLVTTRMNTILEVDSDNRLAVVEPGVVNLDLRGAVEKHGLFYPPDPSSYDWCTIGGNLSTNAGGLCCVKYGVTTDSVLGVHVVLADGELLKTGRRTVKGVAGYDLTKLFIGSEGTLGVITQATLALRPLPQAPGTMVAAFGSTEAAGAAVSRIVREGIVPSLMEIMDATSIEAVEAHLKTELGAGKGCAALLICQSDSGGEAARRELGVIEQVCTDAGAELAYTTYDLAEGQALLTARRAVLMALEVYGAWLTDDVCVPRTRIAELIAGCERVSAEVGLRIAVVGHAGDGNMHPTIVYDATSEDEFARAHKAFDDILAIGLALGGTVTGEHGIGKIKREWLAREIGPIGMRTHRAIKAALDPENLFNPGSMFAAQL; encoded by the coding sequence ATGTCCCTGCTGACCAGGCTGAACACCGCCCTCGGTGCCGACGGGATCGCGGTCGATCCCGACGTCACCGCCGCGTATCGGCGCGACATGATGCCGCTGGCGCCGTACGGCTCGCCGCTCGCCGTGGCGTTCCCCCAGGACGTCGAACAGGTCCAAGAGGTTGTCCGGGCGTGCGCCGAACACGGGGTGCCGATCGTGCCGCGCGGCGCGGGCAGCGGGCTGTCCGGAGCCGCCAACGCGATCGACGGATGTGTTGTGCTCGTCACAACAAGGATGAACACGATCCTCGAGGTCGACTCGGACAACCGTCTCGCCGTGGTCGAGCCGGGCGTGGTCAACCTCGACCTGCGCGGCGCCGTCGAGAAGCACGGCCTGTTCTATCCGCCCGACCCGTCCTCCTATGACTGGTGCACCATCGGCGGCAACCTGTCGACCAACGCGGGCGGCCTGTGCTGCGTGAAGTACGGCGTCACCACCGATTCCGTCCTCGGCGTGCACGTCGTGCTCGCCGACGGCGAACTTCTCAAGACCGGCCGCCGCACGGTCAAGGGCGTGGCGGGCTACGACCTGACCAAGCTGTTCATCGGCAGCGAGGGCACCCTTGGCGTGATCACCCAGGCGACGCTCGCGCTGCGCCCGCTGCCGCAGGCCCCCGGCACCATGGTCGCGGCGTTCGGCTCCACCGAGGCCGCGGGCGCCGCGGTCAGCCGGATCGTGCGCGAGGGCATCGTGCCGTCGCTGATGGAGATCATGGACGCCACCTCGATCGAGGCCGTCGAGGCGCACCTGAAGACGGAACTGGGCGCGGGCAAGGGATGCGCGGCGCTCCTGATCTGCCAGTCGGACTCAGGCGGCGAGGCCGCCCGCCGCGAACTGGGTGTCATCGAACAGGTCTGCACCGACGCGGGCGCCGAACTCGCCTACACGACCTACGACCTCGCCGAAGGCCAAGCCCTGCTCACCGCCCGCCGCGCCGTCCTCATGGCCCTTGAGGTCTACGGCGCCTGGCTGACCGACGACGTCTGTGTCCCGCGCACCCGCATCGCCGAACTGATCGCGGGCTGCGAGCGGGTCAGCGCCGAAGTCGGCCTGCGGATCGCCGTCGTCGGCCACGCGGGCGACGGCAACATGCACCCGACAATCGTCTACGACGCGACATCGGAGGACGAGTTCGCGCGCGCCCACAAGGCTTTCGACGACATCCTGGCCATCGGTCTCGCGCTGGGCGGCACCGTCACCGGCGAACACGGCATCGGCAAGATCAAACGCGAGTGGCTGGCCCGCGAGATCGGCCCGATCGGCATGCGCACCCACCGGGCGATCAAGGCGGCGCTGGACCCGGAGAACCTGTTCAACCCGGGTTCGATGTTCGCCGCTCAGCTCTGA
- a CDS encoding DedA family protein has translation MSAALPVNLALLPSWLDPEVILRGLGPYLLPGLCLIIFAECGLLIGFFLPGDSLLFTAGLFVAIDAITPPLWLVCVLLTVCAFAGNVVGYWIGEKAGPALFNKPDSKLFKKEHVVKTHEFFERYGPRAIVLARFVPIVRTFITAIAGVGKMDKRKFFVYSGIGAVLWATGVTVLGYFLGQIPFVHDNLEAMILLIVFISIIPIIIEVLKARREKRAAQS, from the coding sequence ATGAGCGCCGCGCTTCCCGTGAATCTCGCCCTGCTGCCGTCCTGGCTGGATCCCGAGGTGATCCTGCGTGGGCTCGGCCCGTACCTGCTGCCCGGCCTGTGCCTGATCATCTTCGCCGAGTGCGGGCTGCTGATCGGGTTCTTCCTGCCTGGCGACTCGCTGCTGTTCACCGCAGGACTCTTCGTCGCGATCGACGCGATCACGCCGCCGTTGTGGCTGGTCTGCGTGTTGCTGACGGTGTGCGCGTTCGCAGGCAACGTCGTCGGCTACTGGATCGGCGAGAAAGCCGGGCCCGCGCTGTTCAACAAGCCGGACTCGAAGCTGTTCAAGAAGGAACACGTGGTCAAGACCCACGAGTTCTTCGAGAGGTACGGCCCCCGCGCCATCGTGCTCGCCCGGTTCGTGCCGATCGTGCGCACCTTCATCACCGCCATCGCGGGCGTCGGCAAGATGGACAAGCGCAAGTTCTTCGTCTACTCCGGCATCGGCGCGGTGCTGTGGGCCACGGGTGTGACGGTCCTTGGCTACTTCCTCGGCCAGATCCCGTTCGTACACGACAACCTCGAAGCCATGATCCTGCTGATCGTGTTCATCTCGATCATCCCGATCATCATCGAGGTCCTCAAGGCCCGCCGCGAGAAGCGCGCCGCTCAGAGCTGA
- a CDS encoding VOC family protein: protein MPGVRQVALTVTDVDRSVPWYERVLGFTSAAEQDVPGRRSVPLDGFGITLTLVQHLDAARATFDGSRPGLDRLTFAVDELRTWVTRLTEFGVPFIACSDEISVCDPDGIQLALRPTR, encoded by the coding sequence ATGCCCGGCGTACGCCAGGTCGCGCTCACGGTGACGGATGTGGACCGCAGCGTCCCCTGGTACGAGCGGGTCCTGGGCTTCACCAGCGCCGCCGAGCAGGACGTCCCCGGCCGGAGATCGGTGCCGCTCGACGGCTTCGGCATCACACTCACCCTGGTCCAGCACCTCGACGCCGCGCGCGCGACGTTCGACGGCTCCCGGCCGGGGCTGGACCGGCTGACATTCGCGGTGGACGAGCTCCGCACGTGGGTGACCCGGCTGACCGAGTTCGGCGTCCCGTTCATCGCCTGCTCCGACGAGATCTCCGTGTGCGACCCCGACGGAATCCAACTGGCCCTGCGGCCTACTCGGTGA
- a CDS encoding DedA family protein yields MATGLLDSAAPLLVWAIVLGFVFVECAFIVGLFLPGDSLLFAAGVVLAQGNHEHQAWWLSLVATAVAVAGNQLGYYIGHRAGHAIITRRGGKVMNEHNLHRARDFLDRRGFWAIVLARWIPWIRTLAPLIAGAAKMDPRKFALATTIGGIAWVPTLVLVGYYAAGLLDELPWLQTAALVISVAFLVLGTVWGVWRYRQEMHKPVDTVSITE; encoded by the coding sequence ATGGCTACGGGTCTGCTCGACTCCGCCGCCCCATTGCTGGTTTGGGCGATCGTGCTCGGCTTCGTCTTCGTCGAGTGCGCCTTCATCGTCGGCTTGTTCCTGCCCGGCGACTCGCTGCTGTTCGCCGCCGGGGTGGTGCTCGCGCAGGGCAACCACGAACACCAGGCGTGGTGGCTGTCGCTGGTGGCGACGGCGGTGGCGGTCGCGGGCAACCAGCTCGGGTACTACATCGGCCACCGGGCGGGCCACGCGATCATCACCCGGCGCGGGGGCAAGGTGATGAACGAGCACAACCTCCACCGGGCCAGGGACTTCCTCGACCGGCGCGGGTTCTGGGCGATCGTGCTCGCCCGCTGGATCCCGTGGATCCGCACGCTCGCGCCGCTGATCGCGGGGGCGGCGAAGATGGATCCCCGCAAGTTCGCGCTGGCCACGACCATCGGCGGCATCGCCTGGGTGCCGACGTTGGTGCTGGTCGGCTACTACGCCGCCGGTCTGCTCGACGAGCTGCCCTGGCTGCAGACCGCCGCGCTGGTCATCAGCGTCGCGTTCCTGGTGCTGGGCACCGTGTGGGGCGTGTGGCGCTACCGCCAGGAGATGCACAAGCCCGTCGACACGGTCTCCATCACCGAGTAG